The DNA window TCGACAAGACGACCGGCAAGAGCTTCACGTCATCGATCATGGACGCGGGTTCGGAAAACGACTTCAACACAATCACCGGGGATGGCGGACGGCTCAATTTCGAAGCGATGTACGACGCGGTTGATGATGCCGGAGCAGCTATTGTCGCCCAGATCGCGGAGCACCGTTCTTTGTCATGGATGGGCGAGCAGCAGGTATTGGCGCTGGCGGACCTTCGAACGGTCCAGATGCTACGAACAAAATTGGCCCGTGAAACGCCCGGCGTCCTCATCGAAGAAATGCGGGACTTGCTGGACAAACTCGGAGCCGATTTGAACGACCCGCACCTGGCACCGCCGACTGACGCCGATGCCAAGCGCGGCTCGATCGAGGCATTCGTCAAGCGCACCAACCATCGAAATTCGTTTCTCCGGTTGATGCCGGGCCTGGTTGAACCAGCGGGCTCGGCGCGCTTCTTGATCTCTGACCACCCGGTCGTGTTCACCAATCCCTTTCCCTATGGGGATCATGGGATACAGGCGCAGGGTATCCTCGTGCATCTGCCGTTGAGCCCGACACTACTCTTGACCTGGCATTGGCTCGACTATGTCGAGCTATACGATGGGCAGCGGCAGCGTAGGCATCTCGGCCAGGTGAAGCTTGAGTTGCTTGCCAATCGCGGGCCTGGCTGGTTCAGGGCGGTGCATTTCGATGACTCGCTGCGGGCCCTCGACCGGCACATCAGCGAAACGAGTGGCAAGAAATTGAGTTGAGGAGCGACCCGACGCTAGAACCTACCGGGGAGAATTTCTGCATGACGTCGAACGTCGTCCCTTGGCTAGAACAATTCATGGGGACCGCATAGAAAGTTGGTGCGCCGACGACAGTCGGTGTGCCCGCCGGAATAAATTCGTACCTGCGGGATCAATCTGCTTGGGGGGCATAAAGTTGTGGCGATCCTTGATCCGCGCGTGCTCGAATTGATTGAGACTTTGGTGGCAGCCCGGCTGGACTGGTTGGCCTTCGAGT is part of the Mesorhizobium loti genome and encodes:
- a CDS encoding DUF4238 domain-containing protein codes for the protein MSKPSKPSRKHHYVTQAQLRHFARDEGRTQIHVFDKTTGKSFTSSIMDAGSENDFNTITGDGGRLNFEAMYDAVDDAGAAIVAQIAEHRSLSWMGEQQVLALADLRTVQMLRTKLARETPGVLIEEMRDLLDKLGADLNDPHLAPPTDADAKRGSIEAFVKRTNHRNSFLRLMPGLVEPAGSARFLISDHPVVFTNPFPYGDHGIQAQGILVHLPLSPTLLLTWHWLDYVELYDGQRQRRHLGQVKLELLANRGPGWFRAVHFDDSLRALDRHISETSGKKLS